GAAGTAAAAGTTCCTGCAGGTTGGCTTATAGAAAAAACTGGGTTTAAAGGAAAACAATTTGGTAATTATGGCGTTCATAAAAAGCAAGCTCTAGTTTTAGTAAATTATGGTGGAGCAAAAGGTTCGGATATTTTTAATCTCTCAAAACTCATTCAAAAGACGGTAAAAAGGCTTTTTAATATTTCAATTGAAGCCGAAGTAAACATCTTATAATTAAAAACCATCCTAACTTTGGTATATTTGCATATCATAAAACCAACTTTATATTGATTTCAGCTATAGAAAAAGACATAGTTTATTTATTAGAACGTGGTGATAAAAAAGCTATTACGCTATTGTATGAGAATTATGCAGACTCTCTATACGGCGTAATACAGAAAATTATTAGCGACGAGGATACGGCGCAAGATGTTCTACAAGAAACTTTTGTTAAAATTTGGCGCTACGCTAAAAAATACGATTCTAGCAAAGCCAAACTATTTACATGGCTATATCGTATAGCATATAACACGGCTATAGATAAAGTAAGATCTCTAAAAAATAAAACAACCAAAGAAGTCCAGATAGAAACTTCAAGCGTATATAAAATAACTACGAACCAACTAAATGACGATGTTTTAGATATACAAAAACATCTAAGCACTTTAGAAGAAAAGTATCAAATTGTAATAAATGCCCTCTTTTTTGAAGGTATGACCCAGCAAGAAGCTAGCGAAGAACTTGACATTCCGCTAGGTACTATAAAATCGAGATTAAAAATTGGATTACGAGAATTGAAAAAAATTTACAATCCTTAAATTATTAACGTCATGAATGAAAAAATAAGTAATTTTTTAAATTCTGGCCTATTAGAAAAATATCTAATTGGTGACACGACTTCTGTGGAAACAGAAAAAGTGGAATCTTTTATTTCAAAATACCCAGATGTACAGAATGCCTACAACAGTTTACAACATAATTTAGAAATTGTTGTAAAAACTAATGCTGTAGAAGCGCCTAAATTTATTTTAGATAATATTTTAGACGAACTAGACGAGAAACCGGTAGTAAAATTAAATACAAAAAAGAAATACAAAGCATGGTATAAGTACACCATTGCGGCGAGTCTTATAGCTTTTGTTTTTGCAGGAACCTCGTACTCGTTTTACAATCAAAACCTAAAGCTTTCTAAAGAAAACCAGGTGGTTGTAGACGAAATATTTGACCTAAGAGGTGATATTGAAAAAAACAATATGATGCTCGACAATGTAATGAGGCAACTTTTAAAACTTAACAACCCAGAAACAGAAAAGTATATCATTTCTGGTAACGAACGTGCTAAAGATTTAAAAACAGTAGCCTACATTAACCCTAAAGAAAAAACATCTATGATTGATGTGGTGTCTTTACCAAAATTACCCGAAGAGCAATGCTACCAAATTTGGGCAGACTTACAAGGGGAAATGGTGAGCTTAGGTATTTTAAATGAAACAGATCGTAAATTAATGAATTTACCTTATGCTGAAAATGCTTTAGCTTTAAATATAACTATAGAACCAAAAGGTGGTAACACCGTCGCTTCTGTTGAAAACTCTGTTGCAGAAATAACTTTACATTAAGTACTTTTTTAGCAACACGTAACTAAACTAAATTCAAAAGCCTCATTTATTTATAAATGAGGCTTTCTTGCTATTAATAAAACGTCTTATACAATTTTACACAAATTGCTAATCGGGCTTATTTTTTTTATTCTTTTTCGAACAATGCTCTATGGATTATTCCGGCAACAATAGCACCAGCAATTGGAGCTACCCAAAACAACCAAAGCTGTCCTGTAAATTCTGCCCCTGCAAATAAAGCTTGACTTGTAGATCGTGCAGGATTAACAGATGTATTTGTAATAGGAATACTTATTAAGTGAATTAAGGTTAAACCTAAACCAATGGCTATTGGAGCAAAACCTTTAGGAACTCTATAATTTGTACTCCCTAAAATAATTAAAAGGAAAAACATAGTTAACAAAAACTCTGTTACTAACGCAGCAGTTATAGAGTAACCGCCTGGCGATAAATCACCATAACCATTAGCAGCAAAACCACCAATTGTTTCAAAATCTGCTTTATTACTTACTATTAAATATAAGGCACCAGCAGCAGTAACAGCTCCAATTAATTGAGATATTACATAACCAATTAAATTCTTGGCTTCAAACTTTCCGCCAGCCCATAAACCTATAGACACGGCAGGGTTAAAATGTCCACCAGAAATATGCCCTACGGCATAAGCCATCGTTAACACAGTTAAACCAAAAGCTAAAGCAACACCAGCAAATCCAATTCCTAACTCAGGGAAAGCCGCTGCAAAAACCGCACTACCGCAACCTCCAAACACAAGCCAAAAGGTTCCAAAAAACTCCGCAAATAATTTATTCATAATTAATAATTTTAACTTGTTAGAAATACTTAACACTCTGTGTGCTTTCATTTTAGACACTATTTTTTCCGATAGGTCACAATTCATCAATTATCAGTTCCTTTTTTAAAGGTTAAAATCATATCTTTGTAACCTATTATTTTTCAAGGTTGAAAGTGTCGTGTTTTTGTAATTTTACGAAACTAATTTCGACTTATTTAAAAATTAAAATCTCATTTTGTTATGAAACTTTTACTTATAACTGTTGTATTGTTAGGACTTGGTATTGCTGGAATTGCTATTAAATTATGGGCAAAAAAAGACGGTAAATTTGCTGGAACATGTGCCAGCCAAAACCCAATGCTTAATAAAGACGGCGAAGCTTGTGGTTTTTGCGGAAAAACGCCAGATCAATATGCCGATTGTAGCGAACCTCAATATTCTTAAAATTTAATGGTAATACTTGATACGTTACTCTACGCATTTATTGCTGTAGTCTTTATTCAAGTGGTTTATTATCTTTTTATTTTCGGGAATTTTGCTTTTCTGAAACAAAAAAAACCATCTTCTAAAAAACTTCCAGTTTCCGTTATTGTTTGTGCAAAAAACGAAGCTGAAAATTTAAAAGCATTTATCCCCTCAATAATCAATCAAGATTATCCTGAATTCGAAATTGTTTTAATTAACGATGGTTCTCATGATGACACCTTAGATGTTATTGAAGAGTTTGCAAAAACAAACGATAACATAAAAATTGTTAACGTTAAAAATATTGAAGCTTTTTGGGGTAATAAAAAATATGCTTTAACATTAGGCATAAAAGCCTCTAAACACGATTACCTTTTATTTACTGACGCCGATTGCCAACCTGTTTCTAAATATTGGATAAAGGATATGAGTGCTCATTTCAGCAATAAAAAGTCTATTGTTTTAGGATATGGTGGATATTCAAAAGTAAAATATTCATTTTTAAATAAACTTATCCGTTTTGAAACGGTAATGACGGCTGTTCAATATTTTTCTTTCGCAAAAATAGGCTTGCCATATATGGGCGTTGGTCGAAATCTAGCCTACGCCAAAACAGAGTTTTTTAATGCTAACGGCTTTATTCAGCATATAAAAGTGCGCTCGGGAGATGATGATTTGTTTATAAATCAAGTAGCAAATTCAAAAAACACAGCAATTAGCTTTTCTCCTAATAGTTTTACCTCTTCAATACCTAAATCGAGTTTCAAAGCTTGGTACAAGCAGAAAAGACGTCACGTTTCAACAGCGCAATTATATAAATCTAAACACAAAATATTACTAGGCTTATTCTATGTTTCCAACGTTTTATTTTGGTTGCTAGCTATTTCGCTTTTGAGCACCATGTATAACTGGCCAATAGCAGTTGGCTTATTTTTACTTCGAATAATTATTCAATATATCATTCTTGGATTTTCATCAAAAAAGCTGAAAGAAGCCGATGTTTTACTTTTGCTTCCTTTACTCGAAATCTCGCTTATTATTTCTCAATTCGCTATATTTATAAACAACTTAATCTCAAAACCTAATTTTTGGAAATAAACGAAGCCATAAAACGAGCAAAGTCTAACGACCAAAAAGCCTTTAATTTCCTATTAAATCTATATTGGGATGATGTTTATGGATTTCAATTAAAACGTATTCAGAATGAAAATGATGCTGAAGATGTTACTATCCAAACCTTTTCTCGGGCTTTTGATAAAATTGAAACTTTCGACGAGAAATACACCTTCAAAACTTGGCTGATTACTATTTCTAAAAATTTGCATATTGATTTACTTCGGAAGGAAAAAAATTCCATTACCCAAGTTATTTCTAATACCGATAAAAAGGCCTTCCAGGTTTTAGACGAGTCGCCTTCGCCGGAAGATATTTTAATTACCGAGCAGCACTTAGCCAAGTTACTGCGCGACATTAAAAAACTAAAACCCCATTATCAAGAAATTATAAACCTCCGCTATTTTCAAGAGCTTAGCTATAAAGAAATCTCAAAGCAATTAAACGAACCTATGAATAATGTAAAAGTTAAACTTTTGCGTGCAAAAAAACTACTTGCAGAAATTATTCAAGATAAGTAAACAAGGCTACTTTTTATAGAATACTTTGTATCTTTGCGTTCTACATTTTAAAGATATGAATAGCGAAACAATTTCAAATATACTCCCAGAACGTCAAGCTAAACCAAAATGGCTTCGTGTAAAGCTTCCAACCGGAAAAAAATACACAGAATTACGCGGTTTAGTAGATAAATATAGTCTAAACACCATTTGTACCTCGGGAAGTTGCCCGAATATGGGCGAATGTTGGGGAGAAGGTACTGCTACGTTTATGATTTTGGGTAATGTTTGCACACGTTCTTGCGGCTTTTGCGGTGTTAAAACCGGGCGTCCACAAACTGTAGATTGGGATGAACCTGAAAAAGTATCACGTTCTATCAAGATCATGAAGATTAAACATGCCGTTTTAACGAGTGTTGATCGTGATGACTTAAAAGATATGGGAAGCATTATGTGGAGTGAAACCGTAAAGGCCGTTCGTAGAATGAATCCTGAAACAACCTTAGAAACTTTAATACCAGATTTTCAAGGTATAGAGCAGCATATTGATAGAATTATTGATGTAGCTCCAGAAGTTGTATCGCACAATATAGAAACAGTGAGACGCTTAACCCGCGAAGTACGTATACAAGCTAAATACGACCGTAGTATGGGTGTTTTAAAATATTTAAAACAACAAGGACAACGTAGAACAAAATCTGGTATTATGCTAGGTTTGGGTGAAACTCGCGAGGAAGTTATTGAAACCCTACACGACCTTAAAGCGAATGATGTTGATGTGGTTACTATTGGGCAATATTTACAACCAAGTAAAAAACACTTACCAGTAAAACAGTTTATAAACCCAGATCAATTTAAAGAATACGAAGAAATTGGACTAGAATTAGGTTTCCGTCATGTTGAAAGTAGCGCACTTGTAAGATCTTCTTATAAAGCTCAAAAACATATCAACTAAGCATGATTCACGTTGCAATTAATGGCTTTGGAAGAATAGGGCGCCGTGTTTTTAGGTTACTTCAAGATCATCAAAATATAAAAGTTGTTGCTATAAACGATTTGGCCGACACAAAAACACTAAGTCATTTATTAAAATACGATAGTGTTCACGGTAGGTTTAACGGTACGGTTTCTTCTGATGAAAATCATATTATTGTTAATGATGAAAAGGTTACACTCTTAAATGAAAACCACCCAAAACGTATTGATTGGTCACCTTTTAATGTTGATTATGTAATTGAATCTACCGGGAAATTTAAAACAATTCCGGAATTAGAGTTTCATTTACAAAACGGAGCAAAACACGTTATACTAAGTGTACCTCCTGTAGAAGATGATATAAAAACCATAGTACTAGGCGTTAATGGCGATAGTATTGATGGTACCGAAACTATAATATCCAATGCTTCTTGCACAACAAATAATGCAGCACCGATGATTGATATTATAAATAAACTTTGTGGTATTAATCAGGCTTACATAACTACGGTTCACTCCTACACTACCGACCAAAGTTTGCACGACCAGCCACATAGAGATTTACGTAGATCTCGAGCTGCGAGCCAATCTATTGTGCCTACAACAACGGGAGCAGCAAAAGCCTTAACAAAAATTTTTCCAGAACTAGCAAACGTTATTGGTGGTTGTGGTATTCGCGTACCTGTTATTAATGGTTCGTTAACCGATATTACATTTAATGTAAAACGTACTGTTTCTATAGACGAAATTAATAATGCCTTTAAAAAAGCAGCCAACGCAAACTATAAAGGTATTCTAGAATATACGGAAGATCCAATAGTGTCTATAGACATTGTTGGCAACACACATTCTTGTATCTTCGATTCGCAAATGACTTCGGTTATTGGCAACATGGTCAAAATTATTGGTTGGTATGATAATGAAACAGGATATTCATCAAGAATAATAGACTTAATATGTAATTTATCAGCAAAAAAATGTACTTTGTCGAAGTAAAATTTTATATTTGATGGTAACCACATATTTATGTTCAAAATAAAACCCTCTTTAATCGCTCTAATGGTGCTGTTTAGTGTTTTAGGTTGGTCTCAACAAACCATAGAGAACGACCCTGAACTTATTCAAAACAATATAGATCACTATATAAAACAAGCTCAGTCTGCATTAGAAACTCATAATACTTATGATGCTCTAAATAGTTTGGATGATGCTTTGGTTTTGGCCGAAAAAACAGAAGACCAACAAAGCAAAGGGCTTATCTACTCTTTTAAAGGCCGTTTAGAACTTATTCTAGAGCAACCCGATAAAGCTATAATTTCACTTAACAAAGCTATAGAAATACAGCGCATTACAAAAGATGATGCTAATTTGGCTCGATCTTTTAAGATTTTAGGTGAAGTTTTTATTGATAAGAAAGACTACACTCAGGCTCTAGATTATTTTATTTCAGCAAAAAATCTTTTTCAACAAACTCTACAAGAGCGTAAACTTGCTCAAACTTTACTTTTAGAAGGTAAAACATACATGCTTCTAAAAAACTATAATAAGGCAAGAACAACACTTGAGCAAGCCTTAGTTTTATCTAGAAAAAACGACCTTTTAAGTACAGAGAGTGAAACTTTAATAAACCAAGCTATTGTTTACAACAAGCTAAACGATTATAAACATGGTTTAGAAGCTAGTGCAGAAGGCCTAAAAATAGCAAAAGCCAATAACTTTATAAACAACAAAAACTTAGCATACAAAGTGCTTAGTGATATTTCCTACGCTACCAGAGATTTTAAAACATCTCGAGATTATTTAGTTTTGCATACAGAATTATCAGACTCTATCCGTGGTTTTAAAAACAACTTAGCAAAACAACAAATAAACCAGCCTTTATTAAGTAACATGAGTGAAGAGCTAGAAACGGTTAACAAAAAGCTAGCAAAAAAAGAAGCAGAAAGTAGTATTAACACCTTAATATCAATATTAAGCGTTGCTCTAATTACAATTCTTTCGTTACTAACATTATCGCTTTATAAAAACAATAATATTCGTTTAAAAACGAATAATATGCTTCATAAAAAAAACGGAGAACTTATTCTTGCTAAAGAAAAAGCGGAACTAGCTTCCAAAACTAAAGCTAACTTTTTATCTACAGTAACTCACGAGTTGCGTACACCGCTTTATGCTGTAACAGGCTTAAGCAATATGCTACTAGAAGAAAACCCAAAGCCAGAACAAGTACAGCATTTAAAATCTCTCAAGTTTTCGGGGGATTACCTGTTAACGTTTATAAATGATATACTTCAAATTAATAAAATTGAAGCTAATAAAGTGGATTTAGAACCAGAACCATTCAACCTAAATAAAAAGATAAACAATATTGTATTGGCTTTAAAAAATTCGGCAGAAGACAATAATGTCAATATACATTTTGAATACGATAAAGATTTACCAGAAAACTTTATTGCCGATCAACTAAAAATATCTCAAATCCTTATTAACCTTGTTGGTAACTCTATTAAATTCACAAAAGATGGAGATATCTGGATTCGTGTTTATAAAATAGATCAAGTCGATAAAATTTACACATTACGTTTCGAAATTGAAGATAACGGTATTGGAATTACTCAAGAGAAACAAGACCATATGTTTGAAAGCTTCTCTCAAGGGTCCATACAAATTAATAGAAAATACGGTGGTACAGGCTTAGGTCTATCGATTGTAAAAGGTTTAATTGAAATCTTAAAAGGACAAATTTACCTTAAAAGTGAATTAGGGAAAGGAACGACCTTTTATTTCGAAATTCCAATTGAATTCAGCGCTATAAAAGAAGCAGCCGAAACAAAAGCAGATTATTTTGAAGGAAATAAAGACGAACTAGATCTAAAAAGTGTGAAAATATTAGTAGTTGAAGACAACAAAATCAACCAAATGATTACCAAGAAAATCTTGACTAAAATGGATCTTCAGTGTGAAATCACCGATAATGGTGAAGATGCTGTAGAGAAAATTAAAGCCAACGATTACAACATTATTTTAATGGATATCCACATGCCAGGTATTAGTGGTATTGAGGCGACCAAACGTATAAGAATGTTTGATAAAGATTTAACTATTTTCGCGCTTACAGCGGTTACTATTGAAGATAAAATGCATGAATTTGACGAGGCTGGCTTTACCGATATTATCCCGAAACCGTTTAAGCAAGATGAGTTTGAAAAGAAACTTTACAATGCTTTAGCCGCTAAAAAAAATATATCGCCAACAGCTTAAGCAGTTAAATACGCTTTGATAGCATCTCTAAATTCTGGTTCCTTATCGATGGCAATGGTTATAGGTAAATAGAATAATTTACCTTTTAAAACCTCGTAATCTTTAAGGCGCATAAAATCTTTCTCGGTAGTTACTATCAATTCTTTTTTACTCAATTCTGCAATATCTGCAGATGTAAAATTATGATGATCATTAAAATTTAAATGTTCAAACTTTAAGTTTTTACTTTCAAGAAAATCAGTTAACGGCCTAGGGTTTGCAATTCCGGTAACTAAACA
The window above is part of the Algibacter sp. L3A6 genome. Proteins encoded here:
- a CDS encoding RNA polymerase sigma factor; its protein translation is MISAIEKDIVYLLERGDKKAITLLYENYADSLYGVIQKIISDEDTAQDVLQETFVKIWRYAKKYDSSKAKLFTWLYRIAYNTAIDKVRSLKNKTTKEVQIETSSVYKITTNQLNDDVLDIQKHLSTLEEKYQIVINALFFEGMTQQEASEELDIPLGTIKSRLKIGLRELKKIYNP
- a CDS encoding anti-sigma factor: MNEKISNFLNSGLLEKYLIGDTTSVETEKVESFISKYPDVQNAYNSLQHNLEIVVKTNAVEAPKFILDNILDELDEKPVVKLNTKKKYKAWYKYTIAASLIAFVFAGTSYSFYNQNLKLSKENQVVVDEIFDLRGDIEKNNMMLDNVMRQLLKLNNPETEKYIISGNERAKDLKTVAYINPKEKTSMIDVVSLPKLPEEQCYQIWADLQGEMVSLGILNETDRKLMNLPYAENALALNITIEPKGGNTVASVENSVAEITLH
- the aqpZ gene encoding aquaporin Z, translated to MNKLFAEFFGTFWLVFGGCGSAVFAAAFPELGIGFAGVALAFGLTVLTMAYAVGHISGGHFNPAVSIGLWAGGKFEAKNLIGYVISQLIGAVTAAGALYLIVSNKADFETIGGFAANGYGDLSPGGYSITAALVTEFLLTMFFLLIILGSTNYRVPKGFAPIAIGLGLTLIHLISIPITNTSVNPARSTSQALFAGAEFTGQLWLFWVAPIAGAIVAGIIHRALFEKE
- a CDS encoding membrane or secreted protein, coding for MKLLLITVVLLGLGIAGIAIKLWAKKDGKFAGTCASQNPMLNKDGEACGFCGKTPDQYADCSEPQYS
- a CDS encoding glycosyltransferase, which translates into the protein MVILDTLLYAFIAVVFIQVVYYLFIFGNFAFLKQKKPSSKKLPVSVIVCAKNEAENLKAFIPSIINQDYPEFEIVLINDGSHDDTLDVIEEFAKTNDNIKIVNVKNIEAFWGNKKYALTLGIKASKHDYLLFTDADCQPVSKYWIKDMSAHFSNKKSIVLGYGGYSKVKYSFLNKLIRFETVMTAVQYFSFAKIGLPYMGVGRNLAYAKTEFFNANGFIQHIKVRSGDDDLFINQVANSKNTAISFSPNSFTSSIPKSSFKAWYKQKRRHVSTAQLYKSKHKILLGLFYVSNVLFWLLAISLLSTMYNWPIAVGLFLLRIIIQYIILGFSSKKLKEADVLLLLPLLEISLIISQFAIFINNLISKPNFWK
- a CDS encoding RNA polymerase sigma factor, with translation MEINEAIKRAKSNDQKAFNFLLNLYWDDVYGFQLKRIQNENDAEDVTIQTFSRAFDKIETFDEKYTFKTWLITISKNLHIDLLRKEKNSITQVISNTDKKAFQVLDESPSPEDILITEQHLAKLLRDIKKLKPHYQEIINLRYFQELSYKEISKQLNEPMNNVKVKLLRAKKLLAEIIQDK
- the lipA gene encoding lipoyl synthase — its product is MNSETISNILPERQAKPKWLRVKLPTGKKYTELRGLVDKYSLNTICTSGSCPNMGECWGEGTATFMILGNVCTRSCGFCGVKTGRPQTVDWDEPEKVSRSIKIMKIKHAVLTSVDRDDLKDMGSIMWSETVKAVRRMNPETTLETLIPDFQGIEQHIDRIIDVAPEVVSHNIETVRRLTREVRIQAKYDRSMGVLKYLKQQGQRRTKSGIMLGLGETREEVIETLHDLKANDVDVVTIGQYLQPSKKHLPVKQFINPDQFKEYEEIGLELGFRHVESSALVRSSYKAQKHIN
- the gap gene encoding type I glyceraldehyde-3-phosphate dehydrogenase: MIHVAINGFGRIGRRVFRLLQDHQNIKVVAINDLADTKTLSHLLKYDSVHGRFNGTVSSDENHIIVNDEKVTLLNENHPKRIDWSPFNVDYVIESTGKFKTIPELEFHLQNGAKHVILSVPPVEDDIKTIVLGVNGDSIDGTETIISNASCTTNNAAPMIDIINKLCGINQAYITTVHSYTTDQSLHDQPHRDLRRSRAASQSIVPTTTGAAKALTKIFPELANVIGGCGIRVPVINGSLTDITFNVKRTVSIDEINNAFKKAANANYKGILEYTEDPIVSIDIVGNTHSCIFDSQMTSVIGNMVKIIGWYDNETGYSSRIIDLICNLSAKKCTLSK
- a CDS encoding ATP-binding protein, which encodes MFKIKPSLIALMVLFSVLGWSQQTIENDPELIQNNIDHYIKQAQSALETHNTYDALNSLDDALVLAEKTEDQQSKGLIYSFKGRLELILEQPDKAIISLNKAIEIQRITKDDANLARSFKILGEVFIDKKDYTQALDYFISAKNLFQQTLQERKLAQTLLLEGKTYMLLKNYNKARTTLEQALVLSRKNDLLSTESETLINQAIVYNKLNDYKHGLEASAEGLKIAKANNFINNKNLAYKVLSDISYATRDFKTSRDYLVLHTELSDSIRGFKNNLAKQQINQPLLSNMSEELETVNKKLAKKEAESSINTLISILSVALITILSLLTLSLYKNNNIRLKTNNMLHKKNGELILAKEKAELASKTKANFLSTVTHELRTPLYAVTGLSNMLLEENPKPEQVQHLKSLKFSGDYLLTFINDILQINKIEANKVDLEPEPFNLNKKINNIVLALKNSAEDNNVNIHFEYDKDLPENFIADQLKISQILINLVGNSIKFTKDGDIWIRVYKIDQVDKIYTLRFEIEDNGIGITQEKQDHMFESFSQGSIQINRKYGGTGLGLSIVKGLIEILKGQIYLKSELGKGTTFYFEIPIEFSAIKEAAETKADYFEGNKDELDLKSVKILVVEDNKINQMITKKILTKMDLQCEITDNGEDAVEKIKANDYNIILMDIHMPGISGIEATKRIRMFDKDLTIFALTAVTIEDKMHEFDEAGFTDIIPKPFKQDEFEKKLYNALAAKKNISPTA